The DNA sequence caggctgaccactcacaaattctccttctgttcttcgcccagagacagcagacaccccattacactttctggcaccttctgagagccaatggaagcattagaaaatgtcacgttacagcagagatgctgtattttcgatagagatgcaacagaaggacaacaaattgtgagacagggcacttcctgtatggaatcttctcaggttttggcctgccatatgagttctgttatactcccagacaccattcaaacagttttagaaactttagggtgttttcgatccaaatctactaattatatgcatattctcgtttctgggcaagagtagtaacccatttaaatcgggtacattttttatccggccgtgcaaatactgccccctagccccaacaggttaaatgtatttggctaaggtgtatgtaaacttccgacttcaactgtattttcaaCACCTCCTAGAGCCTTTTGTTGTTTTCAATGACACATTTAGAAAGCTACGTCATCTTGATTTATTTAGAAAGCTACATTATCTTGATTGATTTATAAAGCTACATCATCTTGATTTATTGATAAAGCTACATTATCTTCATTGATTTAGAAAGCTAAATTATCTTGATTTAGAAAGCACATTATCTTGATTTATTTAGAAGGTAAATATTGGCATCTAAATAATGTTCTGGTATTATCATTGACTACTTGGTAACACTTGACATTAAATTGCTATTATACCTGTGTAGTTGActattaggtaacactttacataaATTTTGTCTTATACCTTTAAGTTGATCTTATACCTTTACATTCAGTTGATCTTATACCTTTACATTCAGTTGATCTTATATCATTACATTAAGTTGATTTCATACCTTTATATTATGTTGAtcttatatctttacattaagtTGATTTCATACCTTTATATTAAGTTGATCTTATACATTTACATTCAGTTGATCTTATACATTTACATTCAGTTGATTTTATACCTTTGCATTCAGTTGATTTTATACCTCTAAATGAAGTTTCTTTATGTTTGTGTAGTAACGCTATAATTACACAAGTCAGTGATTATCTGGGTTTAGGTACGAAGGTCCTCCAGTAGATGGTGCACAGTGACagtattgtaatggctggaaatCAACATTTTATGATCATCTATTTCACATTTCTTTTGCACCAACAAATCAGATTATATAGGATTATTACACGTGACTGTAATATGTCTAACCCTAGTGTGTTCATTTCATCTATTCCAGTAGTTGAGAAACATCATGTGTGTCGAGGTTCACCCCAGGTTGCTATGGCATCCGTACATTTTTCTCCTGACCTGGAAGTCCAGCCTTTGTTTCTCAGCCAACCCCTGCAGCTGTTGAGACCAGCTGTGTTTAAGTCATGACCATGGGTCTTATTTCAGTGTTGCCATACatgtgaccctctctctctccggagtGTATCATACTCTGTTAAATGTTAAAGGAGCTGTTCCCATAGCACTCCCTATGGGTATTAAGCCCTATGCATGAATTGTGACAGTAATAATGCTTGTGTCACCCCATATTGCATCATAAGACTTGGTATAAGCATTCATAACAAATGGAGTGTTATGATTAAGAGAACGTTGAATCTTTAAGTTGTGTCAAAAAACGTTTTATTTCAGTTGTATCAAAATCCTATTTATCTGTTCATTAATATACACTTATTAAGGAATATACACttatttaaataacaaatacGAAAATAAATAAAGAGTTTTACATATGATATCTTTAAATGTCTCACAATTAGTGTTGTATACTTGTAGTTGTTTACAGCGCTGTAACACAAAATCACAAAGGAAACTGATGAAATAGAaagtccctcttctctctctctcgcggtctctctctctctctctctctctctaaagtgcAGTGTCGGCCCCCAACATTCTTCTTGTGTGTGTTTGGTCACATGACTTCTGGGAAAATCCAGCCGTTGGGTTTTCCGtgccccttctcccctcctccgtTACGTTCACACTGCTTTTCTCTTAAGACACCTCTTCTTTTGCTTGTCGTCCTTGTTTATTCTATTTGGAAGGAGGGAGACGAGTGTTATTCTCAGAAAGGACTAATGTTACATGGATTATATATTTGGTCAACTGCTGTAGGATGTTTCTAAAGTATGTGCTAAGGTCTTTTGCTTTTGCATACTTTAGCCTCATGTCTGCTACTTAATGGTGTGATTAAACTATAATTACAGTAACTTTTATAATTACAGTAACTTTTATATTACAGTAACTTTGCTTTTTTACCATTAGATCTATATGTCATTAGATTGTGATAAATGTTGATCTATAAGTTATTACATTGTAATAACTGCAGTATAGTTCTGCCAAGGCTTTTGTATGGTGATGATGGGTCTGATGATTTGATCTATCTTACTTGTTCCAGCAGTTGACGAAAAACATGGCCTTTCTACCAACAGGGTTCAGGCACCTTCTGGCTCCATCTTCTGCCAGTGTAACACTGAAAATAacaaaccacacatacacacaattaatGCTTGTGTCACACAACTGATATAAGGCTGATAGAGGTGATGTCATGTCATAAGTTAATGTcagaaagaaacaaacaaacacaaaaagagagagaaaccacTTTCTGCTTAAATGAATGCAGTACTTACATGATTTCAGTAGTGTTGCAGTAATGGGTCTTTTCAATGATTTCAAAGTCATCAATGATTTCCTGAGTATGCATAATGGTTCCTGGGCATTTGCATCTGGCACCTGGAACGTGCTGAGCTGTAATGAGAGTTATAAACATCAATTAACATGGTAAAACATTTTAATGGAAAAGTAGTTTtatgaaaaatatgttttcaaaTTGGATTTTGGATAAGAATTCACATGAATGCATTTTTGCACAATGCTTGTTCTAAGAAGAAACTGTACATAACTGCAATTTCTATAGTATTCTACACAAATGTTATGCTATATGACAGACACTACATGCACAGTAGCCTAGTCACTGCAAAATACCTAGTCAGTCAGGTAACTAATAAAGCATGCACACTGCACCGTACATTCCATATATTGTAGCTGACATTGCTAGAAATTACTTTGAGATCTTACCTCCATTGAGCTGTATACAAACTCCCAGCAAAACCACCAGGAAAAGACTGCAGGCTTTTGGTGTGAAGGCCATCGTGAATGTAAGTAGCGAGAGGTGAGAAGGTGGGGAGGTGAGGAGTCAGGAGGCCGTGAAGTGAAAGTGAAAAGTGAAGAGCTAGTGGGATCCATTGTCCTTTTTATAAACTGCAGAGGGTTTTCCCAAATCCCATGTTCTTTCCCGGCAAACGTTCAAGAAACAGCAGACCTCTCCCTGGAATTTCCCAGCTCACTAGGGTAGAAATGAAGGAATGTTGGACTACAGAGTGGAGGGTGGAAGGGGCGGAGGGAAGATGGGAGTCTGCAGATAAATATGCGGCCACAAGAGTCTTCACTCCTAACTTCCTAACTGTGACTGGGGGAAAGTGAATGCCAGGGTGAGTCAGTGTTGCAAGTCACGGTGATTCATGTTGAAGTGACATATTTGCAGGCAGAGCTGTCTGCAAACCTGTTATTTTCAATAATGTAAATTAGGCTGTCTCAGATTCATTCGTTGGACAGATCCGAAGTCTCCTTCCAATGACTTCCTCCTTCTGAAAACTGCTCTTTATGACATCACAGATCTGGGGGTCAAACAAGAGGTGGTACTTCGGAAGACAAACCTCACCCCAAACTTTCCTGACGAATTCTGCTCATATTAATTTACCATGTGGGACCATGCTCAGCAAGTTGAGTGGTAAAGACCTGATTTGACTTTTTGGTTCATACACGATTTATCATTCATTATATGACCAAAACTGTACTCTGACTACCACCTGCAATTATGTGAGCAACTGCTAATGAGCCATGTCCAAGATCATGACTGACGCAAATTAGGCAATAGTTCACAAGTTGGGGGTTATTGCAAATACTGTTGCTCTTTCTCATAAAGTGTAATTTCATGGTACTGTCCACTGAAAAACATTGTTACTCAACATCTTAAAATGAGTGGTGTTTCTTCGGAACAGGACCGAATGACGCTTCAGTAGAATCTGTACAGTATAAGTCATCTATATTCTGGGTTTTGTAAACATTAACTTCCTGTTTTCTCCCTTTGTCTTGATATGAAAGGGGGATGGACCTAGGCCAAGGTAGCTTTATTGCTAATGTACTGTAGCGCCAGCTGTCTTTGATCACCACATGCTTGCAACATTTAGAATAAACAGAAACTTAAGGAGCTTAACAGACCAGAACCAGAGCACAGAGCAGTGCTTAAGAAAGACAATAGATAACATTTGCTGTCCCataaagaaaagaaaaagtcTGTTCTTGAAGACAAAGAGAAAATAATTGCCTTGATTGTGAGTGACAGAGTCAATGACCGTGATAACAATGTTTTTGAATACCATGTTGTTTTAATTGTGTTGGTCACACTTAGAGATTTACAGACAATCATGTACAATATTTACAGCTTCTATTTACAAAATAGTTCCTTACAAAATATTATCATTACGAGGATATCCAGAGAGATAAAGCAGCTAAGGTGTAAATTCATTGGGCTGAATCCCTCTGCCCCCTCCTTGTTCACCCCTCACTTTGTAAGGTGTCTTCTtctacggtgtccatattaggacaccCTTCAACTCCGGTCACGCCTGGAGGGACTCAGTCCACACAGTAGAATACATGGGAGAGTTAAGACAACGTTCACAAATCATCCCTGACTACCTCGACCTCCAATGGGTTAATCCAGTAATGTAATCCAGACTATACTTCCTGTGCACCAAGAGTTTAGCAAAGCCCTGAGGTCTTCTCCACAGCACCGTCACAAACAGAAGCCTGGGACTTTCTTAGTCACGTCAACCCAGAAAACTGGGCCTGCGCAAACAACCAATCCAGGGGGTCTCGGCCGGAACATACCCGGGTTACACAGTCCAATGGATGGGCGACCATGAGTGACACATTCGATAGACCACTGGGGATCCGAGGAGCATATACCATGGATTTGTTATAGGGCGCCAATGGGGCTACAGTGGAGCATCTTCCGACGGGATGGGTGGCC is a window from the Salmo trutta chromosome 38, fSalTru1.1, whole genome shotgun sequence genome containing:
- the LOC115178506 gene encoding C-X-C motif chemokine 11 — protein: MAFTPKACSLFLVVLLGVCIQLNGAQHVPGARCKCPGTIMHTQEIIDDFEIIEKTHYCNTTEIIVTLAEDGARRCLNPVGRKAMFFVNCWNKINKDDKQKKRCLKRKAV